A single genomic interval of Lathyrus oleraceus cultivar Zhongwan6 chromosome 7, CAAS_Psat_ZW6_1.0, whole genome shotgun sequence harbors:
- the LOC127101667 gene encoding bZIP transcription factor 12 gives MASSKVVVVSTNPDLTRASSISSSSSSFHLSDSSPPTKPTTMDEILKNIYPAAIEAAKKHQQQKQEQQEYHEQEQPQHLPHFLFNNTVDDVWTDIIAGPGPSTTPSYHQYQYQYQQQYQQQYQHQHQYQHPSSDEGFSACTGGDDVTLEDFLVKAGALPYPHLRQYSSSSDPSHSLDVAAVGKRKAVEETVELDKAALQKQKRMIKNRESAARSRERKQAYTNELERVVKQLETENKQLIEEEEERKKERLKQLKELVLPIMERRQNRRLRRSNSI, from the exons ATGGCGTCGTCCAAGGTGGTTGTTGTTTCAACAAATCCGGATCTTACACGTGCCTCTTCTATATCATCCTCTTCCTCTTCTTTTCATCTCTCTGATTCTTCGCCTCCCACAAAACCCACCACCATGGACGAAATTCTCAAAAACATTTACCCCGCCGCAATAGAAGCTGCCAAAAAACACCAACAAcaaaaacaagaacaacaagaataTCACGAACAAGAACAGCCACAACACCTACCGCATTTCCTCTTCAACAACACAGTCGATGACGTTTGGACGGATATAATCGCAGGCCCAGGTCCCAGCACAACCCCTTCTTATCATCAGTATCAAtatcaatatcaacaacagtatcaacaacaatatcaacatcaacatcagTATCAACATCCTTCTTCGGATGAAGGTTTCTCCGCCTGTACCGGCGGCGATGATGTTACTCTAGAAGATTTCTTGGTGAAAGCCGGTGCTCTTCCTTACCCTCATCTTCGTCAATATTCTTCTTCTTCAGACCCTTCTCATTCTCTTGATGTTGCTGCTGTGGGAAAACGAAAGGCCGTTGAAGAAACAGTTGAACTTGATAAAGCTGCTCTTCAGAAACAGAAAAGAATGATCAAGAATCGTGAGTCTGCTGCCAGGTCCAGAGAACGTAAACAG GCTTATACTAATGAGCTTGAGAGAGTTGTCAAGCAATTGGAGACAGAGAATAAGCAGTTAATAGAAGAAGAG gaagaaagaaaaaaggaaagGCTAAAGCAA CTGAAAGAGTTGGTCCTTCCAATTATGGAGCGGAGACAAAACCGGAGACTGCGGAGATCGAATTCAATATAA